A window of bacterium genomic DNA:
CCTCGTGTCCGCGGGACGCGTCAGGTTCTCGCGCCATGCGCTCGAACGGATAGCTGCGCGCGAGATCGACATGGCCGACTGCCTCAATGTCTTGCGGGCCGGCGCGGTCGGTTCCGCAGAGTGGGAGAACGGCTCGTGGCGCTATTTGGTCTCCACGCCGCGCGGCTATTCGGTCGTCGTGGCGTTCCGCGGCGAGCAGTTGCTCGT
This region includes:
- a CDS encoding DUF4258 domain-containing protein, translating into MPDEPLTPDVARRFIRALVSAGRVRFSRHALERIAAREIDMADCLNVLRAGAVGSAEWENGSWRYLVSTPRGYSVVVAFRGEQLLVVVTAWPGDR